In Streptomyces sp. V4I8, one genomic interval encodes:
- a CDS encoding GntR family transcriptional regulator: MATDNPHGALHQQIADKLRSDIANGVLQPGTKLPSEAEIAAEWKTTRAIAAQGLRLLIDEGLIVPDQAQGNSVRPPQRIVYRPQAEFRKRPLSPEMESFITQLHEEGREVSQTINVKIVQPSRDVRERLQLNEGTPVVVRMRTRFVDGVAYNTNDSYFPFDLVKDTEIAAPVGMARGTNAVLMELGYEQVRALDEIHVRMPTPDETERLQLTAGTPVGVHICTGYTKEGRPVRTVINCLAGDRHIIAYERSKARVGTDVVIRSPLESEVGVVASLWEQAGAWLRERGAETDQTRQVLQEDQDGSAVGVGECYLVEDNGVPVASITVDGQADADFWARLGGT; the protein is encoded by the coding sequence ATGGCAACCGACAATCCTCATGGCGCCCTCCACCAGCAAATCGCGGACAAGCTCCGTTCCGATATCGCCAATGGTGTGCTCCAGCCGGGGACAAAGCTGCCCTCCGAGGCGGAGATCGCCGCAGAGTGGAAAACGACGCGTGCTATTGCCGCACAAGGCCTCAGACTCCTGATCGACGAGGGGTTGATCGTCCCCGACCAGGCCCAGGGGAATTCGGTGCGACCTCCTCAGCGCATCGTGTACCGGCCCCAAGCGGAGTTCAGGAAGCGCCCGCTCAGTCCTGAGATGGAGTCCTTCATTACCCAACTGCACGAAGAGGGACGGGAGGTGTCGCAGACGATCAATGTCAAGATCGTTCAACCGTCCCGCGACGTGCGCGAACGCCTCCAGCTCAACGAGGGCACGCCCGTTGTCGTGCGTATGCGCACCCGGTTCGTCGACGGTGTCGCGTACAACACCAATGACAGCTATTTCCCGTTCGACCTGGTCAAAGACACGGAGATCGCGGCTCCAGTCGGCATGGCCCGAGGCACCAACGCGGTCCTCATGGAGCTGGGATACGAGCAGGTTCGGGCGCTCGACGAGATCCACGTACGCATGCCCACGCCCGACGAAACCGAACGGTTACAGCTGACCGCCGGCACGCCGGTCGGAGTCCACATCTGCACCGGCTACACGAAGGAGGGCCGCCCTGTACGCACGGTGATCAACTGCCTGGCCGGCGACCGGCACATCATCGCTTACGAGCGCTCGAAAGCTCGAGTCGGCACCGACGTGGTGATCCGGTCTCCCCTCGAATCCGAGGTCGGTGTGGTCGCGTCGCTCTGGGAGCAGGCCGGCGCCTGGCTGCGTGAGCGTGGAGCAGAGACGGACCAGACGCGGCAGGTCCTTCAGGAAGACCAGGACGGCTCGGCCGTCGGTGTGGGTGAGTGTTACCTGGTGGAGGACAACGGCGTGCCGGTTGCCTCCATCACGGTCGACGGGCAGGCGGACGCGGACTTCTGGGCCCGATTGGGCGGCACCTGA
- a CDS encoding DUF1501 domain-containing protein: MHPLQARAATSLGDLTKVATAFGKEDGHEDDHPQDPAEPPVPPKPHDPCDKDAEKPTAKDRAGEDSAKGASAGGQGQLGRQLAVVAKAITAGVPTRAYSVSLGGFDTHSNEKGTQSQLLGQMDRDISAFLDEMRRTPAGRRVVVAVYSEFGRRVKANASDGTDHGTAGPVFILGERVKGGFYGEQPSLRKLDNGDMFMTTDFRDVYATLLERVLDTDPGKVLYGHNKTLDFI, translated from the coding sequence GTGCACCCGCTGCAGGCGCGAGCCGCGACGTCGCTCGGCGATCTGACGAAGGTGGCCACGGCCTTCGGCAAGGAGGACGGACACGAGGACGACCACCCTCAGGACCCGGCAGAGCCGCCCGTCCCGCCGAAGCCGCACGACCCCTGCGACAAGGATGCCGAGAAGCCCACTGCGAAGGACCGCGCGGGAGAGGACTCTGCCAAGGGGGCCTCAGCGGGCGGGCAGGGCCAGCTCGGCCGACAGCTCGCCGTGGTCGCCAAGGCCATCACCGCGGGCGTGCCCACCCGCGCGTACAGCGTCAGCCTTGGCGGCTTCGACACGCACTCGAACGAGAAGGGCACCCAGTCGCAGCTGCTGGGACAGATGGACCGTGACATCAGCGCCTTCCTGGACGAGATGCGCAGGACACCGGCCGGCCGCCGCGTGGTCGTCGCCGTCTACTCCGAGTTCGGCCGCCGGGTCAAGGCCAACGCCAGTGACGGCACCGACCACGGCACCGCAGGTCCGGTATTCATCCTCGGCGAACGGGTCAAGGGGGGTTTCTACGGCGAGCAGCCGAGCCTGCGCAAGCTCGACAACGGGGACATGTTTATGACGACGGACTTCCGCGACGTCTATGCGACCCTGCTGGAACGAGTCCTGGACACCGACCCGGGCAAGGTGCTCTACGGCCACAACAAGACGCTGGACTTCATCTGA
- a CDS encoding NDP-sugar synthase encodes MPVSPVKQALILAGGQATRMRPYTEDAPKAMVPIAGSPIIGYQLAWLAEHHVKSVTVSGGYKHAVIEEYVGDGTRFGLKVRYAIEDEPLGRGGGLKFAARFLADPDRPFFVLNGDVITAFSLADFADFHHKQAGSVTVALAPYRSNWGVADLDGDRIRGFVQSPQLPYWINAGIYLFTPGVVRMLPKKGDHEDTTFPRLAEAGRLIGYRVSGYWRGIDTVKDVREASAEVQASGRMLPADFHTTDPSIS; translated from the coding sequence GTGCCCGTATCTCCGGTGAAGCAAGCACTGATTCTGGCGGGTGGTCAAGCGACCCGCATGCGCCCCTACACGGAAGACGCCCCCAAGGCGATGGTTCCCATTGCTGGGTCCCCGATTATCGGCTACCAGCTGGCCTGGCTCGCGGAGCACCACGTGAAGTCCGTGACGGTCAGCGGTGGTTACAAACACGCCGTGATTGAAGAGTATGTGGGCGACGGAACCCGCTTCGGCCTGAAGGTCCGCTACGCCATCGAGGACGAGCCGTTAGGTCGAGGAGGGGGACTCAAGTTTGCCGCTCGGTTCCTCGCCGACCCGGACCGCCCCTTCTTCGTCCTGAACGGCGATGTGATCACCGCTTTCTCACTCGCGGACTTCGCCGACTTCCACCACAAGCAGGCCGGATCGGTCACCGTTGCTCTGGCCCCCTACCGCTCGAACTGGGGAGTGGCCGACCTGGACGGAGACCGTATCCGAGGATTTGTTCAGTCTCCACAACTCCCGTACTGGATCAACGCCGGCATCTACCTCTTCACGCCTGGCGTGGTACGCATGCTGCCGAAAAAGGGAGACCACGAGGACACCACATTTCCGCGACTCGCCGAAGCCGGCCGGCTCATTGGCTATCGCGTGTCCGGCTACTGGCGCGGTATCGACACCGTCAAGGATGTGAGGGAAGCCTCTGCGGAAGTTCAGGCTTCCGGGCGAATGTTGCCCGCGGATTTCCACACAACCGACCCCAGCATCTCGTAA
- a CDS encoding NAD-dependent epimerase/dehydratase family protein, translated as MTTTRFGRCMERHTGKEDLFEEIKALVPAGSGEPRDPAVLDRLMELTGQLISIYEKAGDLDRHPFGDVANRTISRYDDQVRKQLQGRTVLVTGGEGYIGSELISAAADFMPKRIVSVDVADQCSHNSTERQFYRSDIADLDSLARIFKAERPDVVFHLAAEREPARAEQQIRETIHSNIAGTDNVLQLCEEFRVRHCVYSSSGKAARYHTPDVYAGSKKITEWQLARAAATGEVDYSAVRFTHVMENSIVHREMLEKIDRGLVSFHSPERYMHAQTKDEAVNLLLNSLAMESSSDCRLSTVRDLGWPIDVLAIPLYEMKRRGVVVPLYFRGVPDGYESEFFRGQLDHSRIGEFNPMINALETLSSRPDASEDMTITHVAPFSFDALQSALGRLKSSASSPDRPHAGIKCQLSSEIKKVSRTSFERTPVRRAWDILRWGVDARAVNIDEVLRGHQDTIELIAQAVVPQLSREGSAWVDVDRPTLGDVLQVLRRVDNLAAEVEELAQISHP; from the coding sequence ATGACCACCACCAGATTTGGGCGATGCATGGAACGTCATACGGGAAAAGAAGACTTATTCGAAGAGATAAAGGCGCTCGTTCCTGCCGGTTCCGGAGAACCGCGTGATCCAGCCGTCCTCGACCGCCTGATGGAATTGACAGGGCAGCTCATAAGCATCTACGAGAAGGCCGGCGACCTCGATCGGCATCCGTTCGGCGACGTCGCCAATCGAACAATATCCCGCTACGACGATCAGGTGCGGAAGCAGCTACAAGGCAGGACTGTCCTGGTAACGGGCGGAGAGGGATACATCGGTAGCGAGCTAATCTCTGCGGCAGCAGATTTCATGCCCAAGAGGATAGTCTCGGTGGATGTAGCAGATCAGTGTTCCCACAACTCCACCGAGCGGCAGTTCTATCGGAGTGACATCGCTGACCTGGACAGCCTGGCCCGCATCTTCAAGGCCGAACGGCCAGACGTGGTCTTCCATCTTGCCGCCGAGCGAGAGCCTGCGCGGGCCGAACAGCAGATCAGAGAGACTATTCACTCCAACATCGCGGGTACGGATAATGTGCTTCAGCTTTGCGAAGAATTCAGAGTGAGGCACTGTGTCTACTCGTCTTCTGGTAAAGCTGCGAGGTATCACACACCCGACGTCTACGCCGGCTCCAAGAAGATAACGGAGTGGCAGCTCGCCCGAGCTGCCGCGACTGGAGAGGTGGACTACAGCGCCGTTCGGTTCACCCACGTCATGGAGAACAGCATCGTCCATCGCGAGATGCTGGAGAAGATTGATCGTGGTCTGGTCAGCTTCCATTCCCCTGAGCGCTACATGCATGCGCAGACAAAAGACGAAGCAGTCAATCTGCTGCTCAACTCACTCGCCATGGAGAGCAGTTCAGATTGCCGTCTGTCCACGGTTCGAGATCTTGGTTGGCCCATAGACGTACTGGCTATCCCACTCTATGAGATGAAGCGACGCGGGGTAGTGGTTCCGCTCTACTTCCGGGGTGTTCCAGACGGTTACGAGTCGGAGTTCTTCAGAGGACAGCTCGACCACAGCAGAATTGGCGAGTTCAACCCTATGATCAACGCCCTGGAAACATTGTCCAGCCGACCGGACGCATCCGAGGACATGACCATCACTCACGTCGCTCCGTTCTCCTTCGATGCGCTTCAGAGCGCCCTGGGGCGACTAAAATCATCCGCTTCGTCACCCGATCGCCCCCACGCCGGCATCAAGTGCCAGCTCTCATCCGAAATCAAAAAAGTGAGCAGGACTTCCTTCGAAAGAACGCCGGTACGCCGTGCCTGGGACATACTGCGTTGGGGTGTTGACGCTCGTGCGGTGAACATTGACGAGGTCTTACGGGGGCACCAAGACACCATTGAGCTGATTGCTCAAGCGGTTGTCCCGCAGCTCTCCCGTGAAGGGTCGGCATGGGTCGACGTGGATCGACCTACGCTGGGCGATGTATTGCAGGTACTCCGCCGGGTCGATAATTTAGCCGCCGAAGTTGAAGAACTTGCACAGATTTCGCACCCTTAG
- a CDS encoding class I SAM-dependent methyltransferase, with amino-acid sequence MHDDTTTIADGSTDSAPLKDPSWRRSLTLFRAFLREQSDPEHCYTLLARDAAQQIERYTPLTGRTVIDIGGGPGHFTREFQSRGAHCYLIEPDPTELTAHGPPPTGAITADGHLLPFADASADITFSSNVLEHVPDPTTFLSEMIRVTRPGGLIYASFTNWLSPWGGHEMAPWHYLGHHHARTRFQKKTGRLPKHTLGHNLFPIHIGPILRHVHKHPQLTPLTVRSRYWPIFPTAITRIPGLREIATWNLLLILQRTP; translated from the coding sequence ATGCACGACGACACGACCACCATCGCCGACGGCAGCACAGACAGCGCGCCCTTGAAGGATCCCTCCTGGCGCCGCTCCCTCACGCTCTTCCGCGCCTTCCTGCGCGAACAGAGCGACCCCGAACACTGTTACACCCTCCTCGCCCGCGACGCCGCCCAGCAGATCGAGCGCTACACCCCCCTGACCGGCCGCACCGTCATCGACATCGGCGGCGGCCCCGGCCACTTCACCCGCGAATTCCAGTCCCGCGGTGCCCACTGCTACCTCATCGAACCCGACCCCACCGAGCTCACCGCCCACGGCCCGCCGCCCACGGGGGCCATCACCGCCGACGGCCATCTCCTCCCCTTCGCCGACGCATCCGCCGACATCACCTTCTCCTCCAACGTCCTCGAACACGTCCCCGATCCCACCACTTTCCTCAGCGAAATGATCCGCGTCACCCGACCCGGCGGACTCATATACGCCTCCTTCACCAACTGGCTCTCCCCGTGGGGCGGACACGAAATGGCCCCCTGGCACTATCTCGGCCACCACCACGCCCGCACCCGATTCCAGAAAAAGACCGGAAGACTCCCTAAGCACACTCTCGGCCACAATCTTTTTCCCATCCACATCGGTCCCATCCTCCGCCACGTCCACAAACATCCCCAGCTCACCCCCCTCACTGTCCGTTCCCGCTACTGGCCCATCTTCCCTACCGCCATCACCCGCATTCCCGGCCTCCGCGAAATTGCCACCTGGAACCTCCTCCTCATCCTGCAAAGAACACCATGA
- a CDS encoding response regulator transcription factor, with protein MEERSGQRLLVVGDGPANVDVLAPSLRFLGYEVDEAAGGRQALAAVRERGHDLVLLDVVLPDLDGFEVLRRLRAGGARVPVVFVTEQASGDDVANGLDLGADDYITKPLRLAEVAARVRAVLRRTAVHRGSEGGTLLCCADLELEPGTYQARRGGRTVDLSPTEYRLLHHLLTNAGRVLTRKQLMEHVWDYGRGNTSVLKSYISYLRRKLDRAGPPLIHTRRGVGYVLRAPEA; from the coding sequence ATGGAGGAGAGATCGGGCCAGCGGCTGCTGGTAGTGGGCGACGGACCGGCCAACGTCGATGTGCTGGCCCCGTCTTTGCGTTTCCTCGGTTATGAGGTGGACGAAGCCGCCGGTGGCCGACAGGCACTGGCAGCGGTGCGTGAGCGCGGGCATGACCTGGTGCTGTTAGACGTCGTGTTACCCGACCTCGATGGCTTCGAGGTGCTGCGGCGGCTGCGTGCGGGAGGAGCCAGGGTGCCGGTGGTGTTCGTGACGGAGCAGGCGAGCGGGGACGACGTCGCCAACGGGCTGGACCTGGGCGCGGATGACTACATCACCAAGCCACTGCGGCTGGCGGAGGTCGCGGCCCGGGTGCGGGCGGTGCTGCGCCGCACGGCTGTCCACCGGGGATCGGAAGGCGGCACTCTGCTGTGCTGCGCCGACCTTGAGCTGGAGCCAGGTACCTACCAGGCGCGGCGCGGGGGACGGACAGTGGATCTGTCGCCCACGGAGTACCGGCTGCTCCATCATCTGCTGACCAATGCTGGGCGCGTACTGACCCGCAAGCAGCTGATGGAGCACGTGTGGGACTACGGCAGAGGCAACACGTCCGTACTTAAGTCGTATATATCTTACTTACGCCGGAAGCTGGACCGCGCTGGTCCACCGCTCATCCACACCCGTCGGGGTGTCGGATATGTATTGCGCGCGCCGGAAGCCTGA
- a CDS encoding transposase domain-containing protein, which produces MEHDELTERIAMGLILRTFPPELVDLAVSSCGRAERRSRLLPARTTVYFILVMCLFPHQGYARVAELLNEGLTRARLVHGPRPVPTTAAISRARIRLGAEPLAALFKEAVRASPTPPMSVNHYRNWKVMTAGLTTVALPDSPDNRTHYGLPAAYPALGDPPCADSDNGVLPRIHVVALAEHDTRTIRHAVLERPPTRTAGTLARELCAPLKSGDLLLAGEGFLDPATFAVTRANGADLLWRIHCTSVSHDIAHLRDGSRLCTLHDHPRKVRVIEPAPPSQGESMMPTLLATTVLDHEAAPAAELASLSQHRWCLRGSLATLGPGTPQVLRSRWPDGVEQEIWGHLLVHHAIHRLLYV; this is translated from the coding sequence GTGGAGCATGACGAACTGACGGAGCGCATCGCGATGGGGCTGATTTTGCGGACCTTCCCGCCTGAGCTGGTGGATTTGGCGGTCAGCTCCTGCGGGCGCGCCGAGCGCCGCAGCCGACTGCTGCCCGCGCGCACGACCGTCTACTTCATCCTGGTCATGTGCCTTTTCCCGCACCAGGGTTACGCCAGGGTGGCTGAGCTCCTCAACGAAGGGCTCACGCGTGCCCGGCTGGTCCACGGCCCACGCCCGGTGCCCACGACCGCCGCGATCTCACGCGCCCGGATCCGCCTTGGAGCGGAACCCCTGGCCGCGCTCTTCAAGGAAGCGGTACGGGCTTCCCCCACTCCGCCCATGTCAGTCAACCACTATCGGAACTGGAAGGTGATGACCGCCGGCCTTACAACCGTCGCCTTACCGGACAGCCCCGACAACCGCACCCACTACGGCTTACCCGCCGCATACCCAGCACTCGGTGACCCCCCGTGCGCTGACTCGGACAACGGCGTGCTGCCCCGCATCCATGTGGTGGCCCTGGCGGAACACGACACTCGGACCATTCGCCATGCCGTGCTTGAGCGGCCACCGACTCGTACGGCCGGGACACTCGCGCGAGAACTGTGCGCTCCATTGAAGTCGGGGGATCTGCTGCTGGCCGGCGAAGGGTTCCTCGATCCCGCCACTTTCGCCGTCACCCGAGCCAACGGCGCCGACCTGCTCTGGCGGATCCACTGCACTTCTGTCAGCCACGACATCGCTCATCTCCGCGACGGCTCGCGACTGTGCACGCTGCATGACCACCCGCGCAAAGTCCGAGTCATCGAGCCGGCTCCACCCAGCCAGGGTGAGTCCATGATGCCGACCTTGCTCGCCACGACCGTCCTTGACCACGAGGCCGCCCCGGCCGCGGAACTGGCCTCCCTGTCCCAACACCGCTGGTGTCTGCGCGGCTCGCTGGCCACATTGGGTCCCGGCACCCCTCAGGTGCTGCGTTCACGCTGGCCCGACGGCGTGGAGCAGGAGATCTGGGGCCATCTCCTCGTCCATCACGCCATCCACCGGTTGCTCTACGTCTGA
- a CDS encoding alpha/beta fold hydrolase, with protein MDIAISRLPAAKENERIGALVWASGVPGLSGLYVPAPLLPPELSDRFDLIGFDARGTGMSGTVKECGDTPDMLQKLRKAKDLAKAENGKKLAAAARTYTDQCARKLGPLAEHLGTRDVARDIEAIRAALGEEKISLLMGSYRTMLAQAYLSAYPDRVRAAVLDGTMDPAVAGPLATIEYSGAMDEAAGTGDEDEANRQTLRTLLSGFTPWCRAHTSACPLHADPVGGAEQAAGLKGGGSGDKATRTKAVLQAASAAALLPDLWPDLASALQSARDDADLTALKTLAAGGVPQQLTDLQEEQDLGYSLGALCADYAWPDSVDGILQAYAKTGAPEAGSRAAEYLPCADWPRPTKPLGALRGSQRITPLVIHGEHDPIAGIKGARATAKRLKAHLTTFPGTSHVATATGVECAQRAAVAYLISGKAENLPAC; from the coding sequence GTGGACATCGCCATTTCGCGGCTGCCCGCGGCCAAGGAAAATGAGCGAATCGGCGCACTGGTATGGGCCAGCGGCGTGCCGGGCCTGTCCGGTCTGTATGTGCCGGCCCCCCTGCTGCCGCCGGAGTTGTCCGACCGCTTCGATCTGATCGGCTTCGATGCGCGCGGCACAGGCATGAGCGGAACGGTGAAAGAGTGCGGGGACACGCCTGACATGCTGCAGAAACTGAGGAAAGCGAAGGATCTGGCCAAGGCCGAGAACGGGAAGAAGCTCGCCGCGGCCGCCCGCACCTACACGGACCAGTGCGCAAGGAAGCTCGGGCCCCTCGCCGAGCATCTGGGAACCCGAGACGTCGCACGCGACATCGAAGCGATCCGTGCCGCGCTCGGTGAGGAGAAGATCAGCCTGCTGATGGGCTCGTATCGAACGATGCTCGCGCAGGCCTATCTGAGTGCCTACCCGGACCGGGTGCGCGCGGCAGTACTGGACGGCACGATGGACCCCGCCGTCGCCGGGCCCCTGGCGACGATCGAGTATTCGGGGGCCATGGACGAAGCGGCGGGTACGGGCGATGAAGACGAAGCCAATCGCCAGACGCTGCGCACTCTGCTCTCGGGGTTCACTCCCTGGTGCCGCGCCCACACAAGCGCCTGTCCGCTCCATGCTGACCCAGTGGGCGGTGCGGAGCAGGCCGCCGGCCTCAAGGGGGGAGGCTCGGGCGACAAAGCGACGCGTACGAAGGCCGTATTGCAGGCCGCCAGCGCGGCAGCCCTGCTGCCGGACCTGTGGCCTGACCTCGCCTCGGCGCTGCAGTCGGCTCGGGACGACGCGGACCTGACAGCCTTGAAGACGTTGGCCGCTGGGGGCGTACCCCAACAGCTCACCGATCTGCAGGAGGAACAGGACCTGGGCTACAGCCTCGGCGCGCTATGCGCCGACTACGCATGGCCGGACAGTGTCGACGGCATCCTTCAGGCATACGCGAAGACAGGGGCTCCCGAGGCTGGGAGCCGTGCCGCCGAATACCTGCCGTGCGCCGATTGGCCTCGTCCCACGAAGCCGCTGGGGGCGCTGCGAGGCTCCCAGCGCATCACGCCGCTGGTCATCCATGGCGAACACGACCCGATTGCCGGCATCAAGGGCGCACGTGCCACCGCGAAGCGACTCAAGGCCCATCTGACAACTTTCCCAGGAACCAGCCATGTCGCGACGGCCACCGGCGTGGAATGCGCTCAGAGGGCGGCGGTTGCCTACCTCATTTCGGGTAAGGCAGAAAATCTGCCCGCCTGTTGA
- a CDS encoding TetR/AcrR family transcriptional regulator → MSPHAPTPAYRRLSVEERRSQLLETSLRLFATRAPENVSLDDVAAAAGVSRPLVYRYFPGGKQQLYEAALTSAAEQLKQCFDEPRQGPRLPRLVRVLDRYLAFVDEHDIGFSALLQGGSVVETSRTTTIVDGVRRAAVEHILRHLNTTEPGLRLRMTVRMWITAVEAASLIWLDEGKQPSLEELRNWLVDQFTAVLAVTAAHDPETAALMEALAAEG, encoded by the coding sequence ATGTCCCCGCACGCCCCCACCCCCGCTTACCGGCGCCTCAGCGTCGAGGAACGCCGCAGCCAATTACTTGAGACCTCGCTGCGCCTCTTCGCGACCCGCGCGCCCGAGAACGTATCGCTGGACGACGTGGCGGCTGCGGCCGGCGTGTCCCGTCCACTGGTCTACCGGTACTTCCCGGGCGGCAAGCAACAGCTGTACGAGGCCGCCCTCACATCGGCCGCGGAGCAACTCAAGCAATGCTTCGACGAGCCCCGGCAGGGCCCTCGCCTGCCCCGATTAGTGCGGGTGCTGGACCGTTACCTCGCTTTCGTCGATGAGCACGACATCGGTTTCAGCGCACTTCTCCAGGGCGGCAGCGTCGTCGAAACGTCCCGGACCACGACGATCGTCGACGGCGTACGGCGGGCTGCCGTCGAGCACATCCTCCGCCATCTCAACACCACTGAACCCGGCTTGCGACTGCGGATGACCGTGCGGATGTGGATCACCGCCGTCGAGGCAGCCTCACTCATCTGGCTCGACGAGGGCAAGCAGCCATCACTCGAGGAACTACGAAACTGGCTGGTCGATCAGTTCACCGCGGTACTCGCCGTGACCGCCGCGCACGACCCGGAGACCGCCGCCTTGATGGAAGCCCTCGCGGCGGAAGGCTGA
- a CDS encoding DUF1800 family protein, translating to MAALDTRARIARLLQRTGFGVRATDVDFAMAAGFDGTLDAILEGGRDPGAEATPAPDIGPLPPRNVKDACALQRYREARNQQRERLTLWWLDRMTAAHRPWREKRTFLWHDHWATSIQKVESGRAMLVQNETLRRLGDGDFRKLARHMVTDPALMRWLDASSNVANGPNENLARELMELFVLGVNNYKVRDIRQAAAALTGWTIDMSGKDGWRPVFRPRLHAQGPQTVLGRTTDFTAQTLVDHLVDQLASPRHVASRFWARLVSAEHPPSKQSMERMVRAYGKKHNVSRMLRALFTDPAFADEDNVLVKQPVEYVVGSLRAFGVRPAKLPPQSRQQLLGTLGGLGQVPFAPPNVGGWPHGATWLTTSAAAVRIPFAQRLAGWADLSAIEQEYATERPAVLARLLGVDEWSRQTTAVLAAAAEDPRRVTAIALTAPEYLVQP from the coding sequence ATGGCAGCACTTGACACTCGGGCCCGTATCGCCCGGTTGCTACAGCGCACCGGGTTCGGCGTGCGTGCGACGGACGTGGACTTCGCGATGGCGGCCGGGTTCGACGGCACCCTGGACGCGATCCTGGAGGGCGGCCGTGATCCGGGCGCCGAAGCCACCCCGGCCCCTGACATCGGTCCCTTACCCCCGCGCAATGTGAAGGACGCATGCGCCCTTCAGCGGTACAGGGAGGCCAGAAACCAGCAGCGGGAACGGCTGACTCTGTGGTGGCTCGACCGCATGACCGCTGCCCACCGCCCCTGGCGGGAGAAGCGGACGTTTCTCTGGCACGACCACTGGGCGACCTCCATCCAGAAGGTCGAATCCGGCAGGGCCATGCTCGTCCAGAACGAGACCCTGCGCCGCCTCGGCGACGGCGACTTCCGCAAGCTGGCCCGTCATATGGTCACGGATCCGGCGCTGATGCGCTGGCTGGACGCGAGCAGCAACGTCGCGAACGGGCCCAACGAGAACCTCGCCCGCGAGCTCATGGAACTGTTCGTCCTCGGAGTCAACAACTACAAGGTGCGTGACATCCGTCAGGCCGCCGCCGCCCTCACCGGCTGGACTATCGACATGAGTGGCAAGGACGGTTGGCGACCGGTCTTCCGCCCCCGGTTGCACGCGCAGGGGCCGCAGACGGTACTCGGCCGCACCACGGACTTCACGGCCCAGACCCTGGTCGACCACCTCGTCGATCAGCTGGCAAGCCCCCGCCATGTCGCCTCCCGGTTCTGGGCACGGCTGGTTTCCGCCGAGCACCCCCCGTCCAAACAGAGCATGGAACGGATGGTTCGCGCCTACGGCAAGAAGCACAACGTCAGCCGGATGCTGCGCGCCCTGTTCACCGACCCGGCGTTCGCCGACGAGGACAACGTGCTGGTCAAACAGCCGGTCGAATATGTCGTCGGCTCGCTGCGCGCCTTCGGAGTCCGTCCGGCCAAACTGCCGCCGCAGTCCCGTCAACAGCTCCTGGGCACCCTGGGCGGTCTAGGTCAGGTGCCCTTCGCCCCGCCCAACGTGGGCGGCTGGCCACACGGCGCGACCTGGCTGACCACGTCCGCCGCCGCGGTCCGCATTCCGTTCGCACAGCGGCTCGCGGGGTGGGCCGACCTCTCCGCGATCGAGCAGGAGTACGCGACCGAGCGCCCAGCGGTGCTGGCCCGGCTGCTCGGCGTCGACGAATGGAGCAGGCAGACCACCGCCGTGCTGGCCGCAGCGGCAGAAGACCCGCGCCGCGTCACCGCGATCGCGTTGACCGCGCCCGAATACCTCGTACAACCCTGA